The Apium graveolens cultivar Ventura chromosome 6, ASM990537v1, whole genome shotgun sequence genome contains a region encoding:
- the LOC141668082 gene encoding uncharacterized protein LOC141668082, protein MENNRRPATKILRRNQLIELEEFIEKPHRRIRKLARASLHSDRVDVKDLYESLQRFGPFYNRQGSLLLTRPKQATWQHVASKSPGMDSETEGIYFSAVENINIQARNTYEDDAVKNYLDDEFIRMLIEDGCFILQVALYLLGGSAELDYPSDHQVFGEKRNIKALLRTWTRSLFFVGNQIPQIVLLQLMDQSFFKGVIAKRKWERPSSDLFKMALYDSLLLPSLKNQRSSSSGSFFVNVKGLIYQLFGIETEDRTKQPADLLHALHLLTVGPKKDPYNYEDEEDDDSLDDEDGGDLEWQGENLENHGGIGSPIRSATELKQAGIHFKKIPISEGIRGIKFSSNIFRAVLELPSLHIDTDTKWMLRYLIDYEITQDFEKNRREVGSYVRLMSELIVTPGDAKLLSNKGIIRANRDQREKLPKLFKELVTDINYSTQNVRVVRLQVEDYSQPPWEKIGQFLSLVLVLTLVQTIYTVLSYYKKSS, encoded by the coding sequence ATGGAAAACAACAGAAGACCAGCCACCAAAATTCTGAGAAGAAACCAACTGATAGAGTTGGAAGAATTCATAGAAAAGCCTCATCGCAGAATTCGTAAGCTAGCCAGAGCTTCGCTTCATTCTGACCGTGTCGATGTCAAAGACTTGTACGAATCACTCCAAAGATTTGGGCCTTTTTACAATAGACAAGGTTCTCTCTTACTAACAAGGCCAAAGCAAGCCACTTGGCAGCATGTTGCAAGTAAATCACCAGGTATGGATTCTGAAACAGAGGGAATATATTTTTCTGCAGTAGAAAATATAAATATACAAGCTAGGAACACATATGAGGATGATGCGGTCAAGAATTATCTAGATGATGAGTTCATACGGATGCTGATTGAAGATGGTTGCTTTATTCTACAAGTAGCTTTGTATCTTCTTGGAGGGTCTGCAGAACTTGATTATCCAAGTGATCATCAAGTATTTGGCGAGAAACGCAACATAAAAGCTCTTTTGAGAACATGGACAAGATCCCTGTTCTTTGTTGGGAATCAGATTCCGCAAATTGTGCTTCTGCAGCTAATGGATCAAAGCTTTTTTAAGGGTGTGATAGCTAAGCGAAAATGGGAAAGACCCTCATCGGATCTTTTCAAAATGGCTTTGTATGACTCCTTATTGTTGCCTTCCTTAAAGAATCAGAGGAGCAGTAGTAGTGGGAGTTTCTTTGTAAATGTTAAAGGACTGATTTATCAACTTTTTGGAATTGAAACAGAAGATCGTACTAAGCAGCCTGCAGATCTTCTCCATGCCCTTCACTTGTTGACAGTAGGCCCAAAGAAAGATCCATATAATTATGAAGATGAGGAAGACGACGACAGCTTAGATGATGAAGATGGCGGGGACTTGGAATGGCAAGGTGAGAACTTAGAAAATCATGGTGGAATAGGAAGCCCAATTCGCAGTGCAACAGAGTTGAAACAAGCAGGAATACATTTTAAGAAAATCCCAATAAGTGAAGGGATAAGAGGAATAAAATTCAGTAGTAACATTTTTCGAGCAGTTCTTGAATTGCCTTCTTTACATATTGACACGGATACAAAGTGGATGCTGAGGTATCTCATAGATTACGAGATTACTCAGGATTTTGAAAAGAACAGGCGTGAGGTGGGATCTTATGTGCGTCTCATGAGTGAACTCATTGTGACACCCGGGGATGCAAAATTGCTGTCAAATAAAGGGATAATTCGAGCAAATCGGGATCAGAGGGAAAAATTGCCAAAGCTTTTCAAGGAACTGGTGACTGACATTAACTACTCTACTCAGAATGTTCGTGTTGTTAGGCTTCAGGTCGAGGATTACTCGCAGCCACCATGGGAGAAAATTGGACAATTTCTAAGTTTAGTACTTGTACTCACTTTGGTGCAAACAATTTATACAGTTCTCAGCTATTACAAGAAATCATCTTAA
- the LOC141666695 gene encoding uncharacterized protein At4g19900, with translation MLRRLRVRRRPNYASHLCAITTAILLLLSVSLLYSRLTSDRPTNPILQSNDAVSFSDPLLDDADPDDLKTGAGSDDRIDELDDVDSDPSKISNEEDEIHRGVELENESNKVSKARGLVSGYYFDHVSSVIRRGFDKKSIDLWEDYVNFDMNLGLGLGLEDLSRGVFGSDDIPVNENVRRRVGEVKGIEDALLLKVGGRVSPLREGWGDWFDKKGDFLRRDKMFKSNLELLNPLNNPLLQDPDGVGVTGLTKGDKLVFKALVSEFKNVPFLVRKPPEIGNVEGGGKDVESENKVAERKALGDNVVNSSVGESGVEGNGSDAKRVDSVVGDKGSKSVDGKAWSEFSGQVYADGRRWGYYPGLDGHLSFSDFVDTFFKKGRCSMRIFMVWNSPPWAFSVRHQRGLESLLFHNPDACVVIFSETIELNLFDSFVKDGFKVAVALPNLDELLKDTPTHIFASVWLDWKKTKFYSTHFSELVRLASLYKYGGIYLDSDIVVLQPLSSLDNTVGLENEHNESNLNGAVMAFRKHSPFIWDCLTEFYATYDDTLVRGNGADLLTRVGKSFLNKKSPFNKQMELKLQPSFAFFPISRDKITSYFTTPSSAYERALQDGLFKKILDESMTFHFWNSLTSALIPEPDSLVARLINHSCIRCSDVL, from the exons ATGCTCCGGCGCCTCCGCGTACGGCGGCGACCCAATTACGCATCGCATCTCTGCGCAATCACCACTGCCATTCTCCTCCTCCTCTCAGTCTCTCTCCTCTACAGCCGCCTCACCTCTGACCGTCCCACTAACCCTATCCTCCAATCAAACGACGCCGTTTCATTCTCCGATCCACTCCTCGACGACGCCGATCCCGATGACCTCAAAACCGGCGCCGGATCCGACGATCGCATCGACGAGCTCGACGACGTCGACTCCGATCCATCGAAGATCTCCAACGAGGAGGATGAGATTCACCGTGGCGTTGAATTAGAAAATGAGAGTAATAAGGTTTCGAAAGCTAGGGGTTTAGTGAGTGGCTATTACTTTGATCATGTTAGTAGTGTGATTCGTCGCGGTTTCGATAAGAAATCGATTGATTTGTGGGAGGATTATGTTAATTTTGATATGAATTTAGGGTTAGGGTTAGGGTTAGAGGATTTGAGTAGGGGTGTGTTTGGTTCGGATGATATTCCGGTAAATGAGAATGTGAGGAGGAGAGTTGGGGAGGTTAAGGGGATTGAGGACGCGTTGTTGTTGAAAGTTGGAGGTAGGGTTTCGCCTTTGAGAGAAGGGTGGGGGGATTGGTTTGATAAGAAGGGTGATTTTTTGAGGAGGGATAAGATGTTTAAGTCGAATTTGGAGTTGTTGAATCCGTTGAATAATCCGCTTTTGCAGGATCCTGATGGGGTTGGGGTGACAGGGTTGACGAAAGGGGATAAGTTGGTTTTCAAAGCGTTGGTTAGTGAGTTTAAGAATGTCCCGTTTTTGGTTAGGAAGCCACCGGAGATTGGTAATGTTGAGGGTGGTGGTAAGGATGTGGAAAGTGAAAATAAGGTAGCGGAGAGGAAGGCGTTGGGTGATAATGTAGTTAATAGTTCGGTTGGTGAAAGTGGTGTTGAGGGTAATGGAAGTGATGCTAAAAGAGTGGATTCGGTGGTTGGTGATAAGGGTTCTAAGAGTGTAGATGGTAAGGCATGGTCTGAGTTTTCTGGTCAAGTTTATGCTGATGGAAGGAGATGGGGTTATTATCCTGGATTGGATGGCCATTTGTCGTTTTCGGATTTCGTGGATACGTTTTTTAAGAAAGGGAGGTGTTCTATGAGGATTTTTATGGTCTGGAATTCCCCGCCATGGGCATTTAGTGTTCGGCATCAAAGAGGACTTGAAAGCCTTCTGTTTCACAATCCAGATGCATGTGTAGTTATTTTTTCTGAAACAATTGAGCTTAATTTATTTGATAGTTTCGTCAAGGACGG TTTTAAGGTTGCGGTAGCCCTGCCAAATCTTGATGAACTTTTGAAGGATACACCAACCCATATATTTGCTTCTGTCTGGTTGGATTGGAAAAAGACTAAATTCTACTCTACTCACTTTAGTGAACTTGTTAGACTCGCTTCACTGTATAA ATATGGTGGAATCTATCTTGATTCAGACATTGTAGTCTTACAGCCATTATCTTCACTGGACAATACTGTTGGACTAGAGAATGAGCACAATGAAAGCAATCTGAATGGTGCAGTAATGGCATTTAGAAAACACAG TCCCTTTATTTGGGATTGTTTAACAGAGTTCTATGCGACATATGATGATACCCTTGTAAGAGGGAATGGAGCTGATTTGCTGACTAGAGTTGGTAAAAGTTTTCTGAACAAAAAGAGTCCTTTCAATAAACAGATGGAGCTGAAGCTGCAACCTTCTTTTGCTTTCTTCCCTATTAGTCGTGACAAAATTACAAG CTATTTCACTACTCCATCAAGTGCATATGAAAGAGCTCTGCAAGATGGTTTATTCAAAAAGATTCTGGATGAGTCCATGACGTTTCATTTTTGGAACAGCTTAACATCTGCCCTGATTCCCGAGCCGGATAGTCTAGTAGCAAGGCTTATTAACCACTCCTGTATCCGTTGCTCTGACGTGTTGTAA
- the LOC141667852 gene encoding peroxisomal 2,4-dienoyl-CoA reductase [(3E)-enoyl-CoA-producing]-like, with protein MELLHSSSSRSPFKGDILKGQVALLTGGGSGIGYGIAEELGRHGASISIMGRRKHVVDSAVSSLTSLGIPAIGIVGDVRKKDDVIEVLEATIKRFGKIDILVNAAAGNFLVPAEDLSPNGFRTVIDIDAVGTFTVCHEALKYLKKGGPGRDPSKGGLIINISATLHYTATWYQIHVSAAKAAVDSITRSLALEWGTDYDIRVNGIAPGPIGDTAGASKLAPKEIESSNLADPLFKYGEKWDIAMAALYLACDAGKYINGTTMVLDGGLWLSKPRSIPKEAVKQLSRTVEKRSRETPTGVPNSKL; from the exons ATGGAGTTATTACATTCGTCTTCATCAAGATCCCCATTCAAAGGGGATATACTTAAAGGGCAAGTGGCACTTTTAACTGGAGGTGGTTCAGGAATAGGGTACGGAATAGCAGAAGAACTGGGGAGACATGGAGCTTCCATTTCAATCATGGGTCGTAGGAAGCATGTTGTTGACTCTGCTGTTTCTTCTCTTACCTCTCTCGGCATTCCG GCTATTGGGATTGTGGGAGATGTTCGCAAAAAAGATGATGTAATTGAAGTTCTGGAGGCAACTATTAAACGTTTTGGTAAGATTGACATTCTTGTAAATGCTGCAGCTGGAAACTTCCTTGTACCAGCAGAGGATCTGAGCCCCAATGGCTTCCGGACAG TGATAGATATTGATGCAGTTGGAACTTTTACTGTGTGCCATGAAGCACTCAAGTATCTTAAGAAAGGGGGGCCGGGAAGGGATCCATCTAAAGGTGGATTAATTATAAACATAAGTGCAACGTTGCATTATACCGCAACTTGGTATCAGATTCATGTTTCTGCTGCCAAG GCAGCAGTTGATAGCATTACAAGGAGCTTAGCACTAGAATGGGGGACAGATTATGATATCAGAGTCAATGGAATTGCACCAGGACCTATTGGGGACACGGCTGGTGCCAGCAAACTTGCACCTAAAGAGATAGAGAGTTCGAATCTGGCAGATCCTCTGTTTAAATATGGGGAGAAATGGGATATTGCTATGGCTGCTCTTTATCTCGCTTGTGATGCAG GCAAATATATAAACGGGACAACTATGGTTCTAGATGGGGGATTATGGTTGAGCAAGCCTCGATCCATCCCTAAAGAAGCAGTGAAGCAACTTTCACGAACAGTAGAGAAGAGGTCTAGAGAAACCCCAACTGGGGTACCAAACAGCAAGCTATAA
- the LOC141665092 gene encoding uncharacterized protein LOC141665092, whose amino-acid sequence MPLPPSQFFSGFSNTLIAEERSYDIEAVKEEHQNLHSNLNADQAIVYDAIIDSVYNKKGHVFFVYGSGGCGKTFLWRTVIARLRSERKIVLPVAGSGIAAVLLPGGRTAHSRFKIPLDIDEQSSCGLKNGTDIAELLQNTDLIIWDEAPMQKRYAFEAVDRALRDIMGYVSSENRQKPFGGITVVFGGDFRQILPIVEKGNRQDIVNICINRSYIWDEIMLFTLKQNMRLHRGNSDAINNAIDEFSKWVLDIGDGRLSFVDENDPNKDPEVFIPEQFLIPHTKDPITDIVDFVYPDVECSFKDHQYLRDRAILAPTNKLVDEINAHVLDRIPGEEHVYLSVDSIDEGPIDEHSLNSAFPVEFLNSIDMSGMPKHELKLKVGVVVMLTRNINQVLGLCNGTRMVIKKLFKWTVECEIITGSHAGAMHIIPRFTTTSNESNSKWPFIFKRRQLPLQVCFAMTINKSQGQSLEKVGVYLPSPTFCHGQLYVALSCVTSPAGLHILLGDGTTEKKYSTKNIVYEEVFYNLPKM is encoded by the coding sequence ATGCCTTTGCCACCTTCTCAGTTTTTTAGTGGATTTTCAAACACTCTTATTGCCGAGGAAAGGAGTTACGATATTGAAGCGGTGAAAGAAGAACATCAAAACCTGCACTCAAATCTAAATGCTGATCAAGCAATAGTATATGATGCTATTATTGATTCTGTTTACAATAAGAAAGGACATGTGTTCTTCGTCTACGGTAGTGGAGGCTGTGGCAAAACATTTCTTTGGCGTACAGTTATTGCTAGACTGAGGTCAGAAAGGAAAATTGTACTGCCTGTTGCGGGATCTGGGATTGCAGCTGTTCTATTACCAGGAGGCCGAACAGCACATTCAAGGTTTAAGATTCCGCTGGACATAGATGAACAATCAAGTTGTGGATTGAAAAATGGAACTGATATAGCCGAGTTGTTACAAAATACGGATCTCATTATATGGGATGAGGCTCCCATGCAAAAAAGGTATGCATTTGAAGCGGTAGATCGAGCTCTAAGGGATATAATGGGTTATGTCTCATCAGAAAATCGTCAGAAGCCGTTTGGTGGTATCACCGTAGTCTTTGGTGGTGACTTTAGACAGATCTTGCCTATTGTGGAGAAAGGTAATAGACAAGACATCGTAAATATATGCATTAACAGGTCTTACATATGGGATGAAATTATGCTCTTCACTTTAAAGCAGAATATGAGACTACATAGAGGTAACTCTGATGCCATTAATAATGCTATTGATGAATTTAGTAAATGGGTACTGGATATTGGTGATGGTAGACTTTCTTTTGTTGATGAAAACGACCCGAATAAAGATCCTGAAGTTTTCATTCCTGAACAGTTCTTAATTCCTCACACCAAGGATCCAATAACAGATATTGTTGACTTCGTCTATCCTGATGTTGAATGCAGTTTTAAAGATCATCAATATCTCAGAGACAGAGCTATTCTTGCTCCCACTAACAAACTGGTAGACGAAATTAATGCTCATGTGTTGGATCGAATACCTGGTGAGGAACATGTATATCTTAGTGTTGATAGCATTGACGAAGGTCCTATTGACGAGCATAGTTTAAATTCAGCTTTTCCTGTGGAGTTTTTGAATTCAATCGACATGTCTGGAATGCCTAAGCATGAGCTTAAGTTAAAAGTTGGTGTTGTAGTCATGTTAACCAGAAATATAAATCAGGTTCTAGGTTTGTGCAATGGTACACGGATGGTTATAAAGAAATTATTCAAGTGGACAGTAGAATGTGAGATAATTACAGGAAGTCATGCAGGAGCTATGCATATTATTCCGAGGTTTACCACAACATCAAATGAAAGCAACTCTAAGTGGCCTTTCATATTTAAGAGGAGACAGCTGCCGTTGCAAGTTTGTTTTGCAATGACGATTAATAAAAGTCAAGGTCAGTCTTTGGAAAAGGTTGGTGTGTATCTTCCCAGTCCTACTTTCTGTCATGGTCAGCTTTATGTTGCTCTCTCATGTGTCACTTCACCGGCTGGTCTTCATATCCTCTTAGGCGATGGAACTACTGAAAAGAAATATAGTACAAAAAATATTGTGTACGAGGAAGTTTTCTACAATTTACCCAAGATGTAG